CCTGGAAGCCAATGGTATGGATGTCACTTTCCTGGATGTGGATGACAACTCTGTAGAAGAAGCGGTGAAGGCAAGCGGCATAGATATCGCTTTCATCGCGCTTCATGGCAGGTTCGGCGAGGACGGGAAGCTCCAGGCCATACTTGAAGGTATGGGTATCGGATACACCGGGTCCGGTCCGCGAGCTTCCGAACTGGCCATGGATAAACTGGCGTCCAAGGAACGTTTCCTAAGTGCCGGATTGAAAACGCCCGAGTATCTGGCGCTTGATCCGGGGCGGTGGGTAGACCCTGATGGGCTGTGGGTACCGTGCGTGGTGAAACCACGGTATGAGGGATCGAGCTTTGGTCTTACCGTAGTAAGGAAAAAGGACGGGATCGCGGAGGCTATAAAGAAAGCCGCGATTTTTGGTGAGGATGTGCTGATCGAAGAGTATATACATGGACGGGAGCTGACCGTAGGGGTATTGGGCGGGAAGGCATTGCCGATCGTTGAAATAGTGACGCCGGAACAAGTTTATGATCACGACGCCAAATATGTACATAAAAGCACCAGGTATCTCGTCCCGGCGGACCTTAGTCTGGAGGTCGCGCGGGAGGTGCGGGAAGCCGGATCGCGGGCACACGACAGTCTTGGATGTGAAGGTTTTTCCAGGGTGGATATAAGGCTCAGCGAACGTTCGGAAGCATATGTGCTTGAGGTGAACACGATACCCGGGCTTACGGAGAGAAGTCTTTTGCCGATGGCCGCCGCCGCATACGGGCTGGATTTTTTTGGATTATGTGTTAATATGCTGATGAGCGCAATGTCCCGTGCCGGGACTAAATGACGCAGGATACATTGAATAAAGGGGGGGGATAATGTCGGCAAAACGGAATTCCGGGAGAAGGCAGAATGCCAAGAGGACGTCTTCCGGGGGGAAGGCGATAGACGTGGCGAATTTCATAGCGCTTCGCGTAGTCCCTGGCATCGTTATATCCGCCATAGTGCTGGGTCTTCCGGGATACGGGTTATACCGGTTCTTTAAATACGGGGATTTTTTCCGGGTGAAACAGGTTGTTGTTAATTCGGACGATCCCGGGGTCTTTGCCCCGGTGTCCAAGGACCTGAACAAACGTTACGTGGGGCATAACATATTCAACGTGGATGTTAAGTACGCCAGAAGGATGGTAGCCAAAGAACACCCGGAGCTTAAGAAGGTCACGGTGAGGAAGGTGTTCCCTGATGTCATCGAGATGGACGTGGTAACAAGGAAACCCGTGGCTGTTATCGAGTCCGGACGCGGGATCGTGGTGGACGCGGAGAACGTAGTGCTGGGTTCTGACATGATGACCCCCGGGCTCATAAAGATCAAAGGCATCAGTTTTTTTCTGAACGCCCCTACTAAGGGAGAGAAGATAGACAACAAGGCCCTGGATGCCGCCGTGAACCTCCTCAGGATCATACAGAACAATAAGGGTCTCAGAAAAGAAGGGATAGATTACATAGATGTCACGGATCGCAACAATCTTATGGTCGGGATAAGCGGTGCTACGGTAAAAATAGGCGCGGAAGACCTTGATGGAAGAATAAAACGACTTGGAAGCATACTTAACGATCCGGCAATGGACCTGAAGCACATAAACTATATTGACTTGAGGTTCGAGGATACGGTCATTTCCCCTAAATAGGCATATGGAGGGAAGAGGGAATACATGTTCGCTATAATAAGCGCCGTAAATGACAGCCTTGACGGGATATTGGTCAGGCCCATGAAGAATGGGGACCTTTTCCCGGAGGACTTCTGCCGCGGTTCATCCAGGGGGTTCAGTGGCGGTATAGTGTCTGATATATGTACTGCCACCGAGAGTCTGAACGATATCCTTGGCAGGATGCAGAAAAAATGTAAAGGGCGGATAAGGGACGTCTATTCAGTATTGACCTCGACCTCTGTAGAAATAACTCCCTCATCGGGCCTGGTCCTCTTGTCCAGGTACGGGCGTGAAGTAGAGAAAAGGGATGTAAACAGATGCGTAGAGATCGGGGCGACCATGCG
This window of the Candidatus Omnitrophota bacterium genome carries:
- a CDS encoding D-alanine--D-alanine ligase; the encoded protein is MNFHAGTGDMMSSIEGLKGKRIGVLAGGRSSEREISLKSGRAVFSCLEANGMDVTFLDVDDNSVEEAVKASGIDIAFIALHGRFGEDGKLQAILEGMGIGYTGSGPRASELAMDKLASKERFLSAGLKTPEYLALDPGRWVDPDGLWVPCVVKPRYEGSSFGLTVVRKKDGIAEAIKKAAIFGEDVLIEEYIHGRELTVGVLGGKALPIVEIVTPEQVYDHDAKYVHKSTRYLVPADLSLEVAREVREAGSRAHDSLGCEGFSRVDIRLSERSEAYVLEVNTIPGLTERSLLPMAAAAYGLDFFGLCVNMLMSAMSRAGTK
- a CDS encoding FtsQ-type POTRA domain-containing protein — encoded protein: MSAKRNSGRRQNAKRTSSGGKAIDVANFIALRVVPGIVISAIVLGLPGYGLYRFFKYGDFFRVKQVVVNSDDPGVFAPVSKDLNKRYVGHNIFNVDVKYARRMVAKEHPELKKVTVRKVFPDVIEMDVVTRKPVAVIESGRGIVVDAENVVLGSDMMTPGLIKIKGISFFLNAPTKGEKIDNKALDAAVNLLRIIQNNKGLRKEGIDYIDVTDRNNLMVGISGATVKIGAEDLDGRIKRLGSILNDPAMDLKHINYIDLRFEDTVISPK